From Plectropomus leopardus isolate mb chromosome 4, YSFRI_Pleo_2.0, whole genome shotgun sequence, the proteins below share one genomic window:
- the rgl3a gene encoding ral guanine nucleotide dissociation stimulator-like 1 has translation MRIIIPVCGGADGGESRGLRSRVGRMKKLLWLRPSHCVDVHTDTEPGVWLTGFQSLDTDGQCEDPVQEWGEEEEDGAVFGITLRREPVLPSSDTSELPTAFSFVQYHTVKVRRLKAATLERLVTHLLDAEHQEPDYLRVFLSTYRAFTSTSTLIELLFQRDDSMANLDKTICPRSTLPPVIRLWLEEYSEDFHDPPQYQALRLLCVHLRHRLCFRRLAHTAETLLKRLQEQDCSQPASQHANESSQQENREQEDGGETSSKEEDKRDFMDFPVREVAEQLTRLDAELFVKVVPFHCLGCVWSQRDKKENRHLAPSVRATISQFNAVTNRVITSLLCPSSPSPSTSSPISSPSSSSTFLYPSTAPNSPRCFHTSPAHRARIIERWIAIAQECRQIKNFSSLRAILSALQSNAVYRLKKTWAAVSRENMAAFDHLCETFPDENCVLTSREILVETVFMVCRLRTVSDSSLRKTHADQISVSSSGSSSSDMEELSAPQPSPLRLKLKSLSGSLHNVTEDFSSSSMSSSSPSLSSSSSHPDLSSSSLVLSPEPTSSSCSPQALLPVYNKQVADSCIIRVSVESVSNGNVYKSILLTSQDHTPQVIQRALEKHNMEDVSCQYFNLCQMLNNGKELQIPDKANVFYAMCTSANYDFVLRQRWRSHGRHLGSSSSPGAQPKSCHAK, from the exons ATGAGGATTATTATTCCTGTGTGCGGAGGCGCTGATGGAGGGGAGTCCCGCGGCCTCCGCAGCAGAGTGGGCAGGATGAAGAAGCTGCTCTGGCTCAGGCCGAGTCACTGCGTGGACGTGCACACGGACACGGAGCCCGGCGTGTGGCTGACGGGCTTCCAGTCGTTGGACACTGATGGACAGTGCGAG GACCCGGTGCAGGagtggggggaggaggaggaggacggggcTGTGTTTGGCATCACTCTGCGCCGGGAGCCCGTCCTGCCAAGCTCGGACACTTCCGAGCTCCCCACCGCCTTCAGCTTCGTGCAGTACCACACGGTGAAGGTGCGCAGGCTGAAGGCCGCCACCCTGGAGCGTCTGGTCACCCACCTGCTGGACGCCGAGCACCAGGAGCCCGACTACCTCCGCGTCTTCCTCTCCACCTACAGGGCGTTCACCTCCACCAGCACCCTCATCGAGCTGCTGTTTCAGAG AGATGACTCAATGGCCAACCTGGATAAAACCATCTGCCCGCGCAG TACCTTACCCCCGGTGATCCGGCTGTGGCTGGAGGAATACAGTGAAGACTTCCACGACCCCCCTCAGTACCAGGCCCTCCGGCTGCTGTGCGTCCACTTACGGCATCGCCTTTGCTTCAGACGCTTGGCTCACACCGCCGAGACGCTCCTCAAGAGGCTCCAGGAACAAG ATTGCAGCCAGCCTGCGTCACAGCACGCCAATGAATCATCGCAGCAGGAGAACAGAGAGCAGGAGGACGGAGGAGAGACGTCCTCTAAGGAGGAAGACAAACGCGACTTCATGGACTTCCCTGTGAGAGAAGTGGCGGAGCAGCTGACCCGATTGGACGCT GAGCTGTTTGTAAAGGTCGTGCCCTTCCACTGCCTCGGTTGCGTCTGGTCCCAGCGTGACAAGAAGGAGAACCGACACCTGGCACCTTCCGTCCGCGCCACCATCTCCCAGTTCAACGCCGTCACCAACCGTGTCAtcacctccctcctctgccCGTCCTCGCCCAGCCCTTCCACTTCCTCTCCCATCTCATCACCCAGCTCCTCCTCTACCTTCCTGTACCCCTCCACGGCCCCGAACTCACCGCGCTGCTTTCACACCAGCCCCGCCCACAGGGCACGCATCATCGAGAGGTGGATCGCGATCGCTCAG GAGTGCAGACAGATTAAGAACTTCTCCTCTCTGAGGGCCATCCTGTCCGCGCTGCAGTCCAACGCCGTGTATCGTCTGAAGAAGACCTGGGCCGCCGTCAGCAG ggaaAACATGGCCGCCTTTGACCACCTGTGTGAGACTTTCCCCGATGAGAACTGTGTGCTGACCAGCAGAGAGATCCTGGTGGAG ACTGTGTTTATGGTTTGCAGGTTGCGAACAGTCAGTGACAGCTCCCTCAGAAAAACCCACGCCGACCAGATAAGTGTGTCATCTTCTGGCTCCAGTAGTTCGGACATGGAGGAGCTCTCTGCCCCTCAGCCCTCCCCCCTCAGACTCAAACTCAAG TCTCTCTCAGGCTCTCTGCACAATGTCACAGAGGatttctcctccagctccatgtcctcctcctctcccagtCTGTCCAGCTCCTCCTCACATCCAGACCTGAGCTCTTCTTCTCTGGTTCTGAGCCCAGAGCCGACATCGTCCAGCTGCTCTCCTCAGGCCCTGCTGCCCGTCTACAACAAACAGGTCGCTGACTCGTGTATCATCAGGGTCAGCGTGGAGTCTGTCAGCAACGGAAACGTCTATAAGAGCATACTG CTGACCAGTCAGGACCACACGCCTCAGGTGATTCAGAGGGCTCTGGAGAAACACAACATGGAGGACGTCAGCTGCCAATATTTCAACCTCTGCCAGATGCTCAACAACGGAAAAG aGCTCCAGATCCCCGACAAAGCCAACGTATTTTATGCCATGTGCACCTCCGCCAACTATGACTTTGTGCTGCGTCAGCGCTGGAGGAGCCACGGGAGACATCTGggctcctcttcttctcctggAGCTCAACCCAAGAGCTGCCACGCTAAGTGA